Within the Miscanthus floridulus cultivar M001 chromosome 2, ASM1932011v1, whole genome shotgun sequence genome, the region CATGTCCACATCTTGAGTAACTCCAAAAAGAGTTCCCAAAGCCCACAAAACCAAATACTCTCTTAAAATTGTCGGAAGATTTAAGACTCTCATCCACACCACTAGCAAGCATGACCGAAATATTCCTCATCTTCCTTGAATTCTTGAAATTTGAGAGTCACGCCTTCTTTCATTTCTGCATTGAACCTTGTCATCTTTGATAGATCACCCTTTGTAGGAAAAAGCACCTTGAACTCAAAGCTCCTTGTGCCGTTTTACTTCCCAAGCAAAAGTGTCAGAAACCAAAACCCGCAAAAAACGACAACATCTTCTTCTGACAAATCTTTACCAGAAGTGGAGATCAGAGCCATTCTCGATTCTCTCTTTGTCGGCTGAATTGGTGCATGTGGAATAAGAAAACCGGCTAGTGCATCTACCGCTTGACCGACCAACTGGGCTACTGGTTTCGGCTGCTTAAGAATCGGAACATCGACTCATGGCATGATCAGAGCTTCTGCAAATTTCACAAAATACCATCGCAATGCACTCAAACATCAAGTGACCCTTTACGCCACATCTTCTGCAAACCTTAGTGGTGCTTGTCTTCTAGTGAAGCACCTACAGCCCCCACGCTCAATGTTTGTACCACTGAATTTTCAACATGCACATCAATTGGTCCACCTGCCAAAGAAGAACCCTTTAGAATTTGAGATCCAGCATTAACACCTTGCTCCACACCTGTACCCGTTCCTTTCAGGTGCTGCTAATCCACAATAACACCTTGCTGTTGATTGATCTCCATCCCCGGCAAAGCCATAGACGGCGTGGTCATCACTAGAGGAGCTTGCGACGTGTATTGCTGCTGATTCACAAGTTGTCGCGCCGGGATCTGAGGGTTCGGCATAGGTTGCTACGACGATACCTGCTGTGATGGCACCTGCTGCTATGGAAGAGGCTGTTGCACGTACTGTCGTTGCTGCACAATCTGCTGTTGATGTTGCGGTGGCACCTGATGCTACAGATGCTGCGGTTGCTGCTGAAGGTTCGGCGAGTGGTGAGTCACCTGGTGCTACTGTGGACCATATGGCTGAAGTCGTTGCTGATTCCGGTGAGGTATGTGACGCTGATACTTGTTCCCCTGTCGAAACCCGCCGTTCCGGCCTCGATCCCCATTACCGACAAAGCATCCTTGTTGTCCCCGTTCATAATCCCACCCGAGGCCATAATTCGGTTGAGCCCCGAGGTTAGGGTTGAACCAATGACCATTGAAAGGTGCGCCATCGTCTACCTCCTGGTACACAAGGCCGGCTCCGTATCCATGTCGGCCACCGCGCGCAGCACCACCTCCACCGCTTGTGCGCTCTCCACCACGACAGGTTCCGTGACCTCTTCCTCCAACACCAGCCCCATCATTGCCCACCCCGCCTGCACCTGGTGACGCCATGCCCGCACGCACGACTTGCACGTACGAGGGATGAACAGAGGAGGGAGTGGCAGCTAGGGTTAGCTTGTTGATCTCGTCAAGGTCGCAGGAGGCAAGTAGGAAATGTGATGCTAATTTTCCTGTACGACCCCTTCTACGACCGCATCTGTCAAACACACAAAGCCCACGTTGGGTCTCAGAAGGCCCACCTGTCTCTGTGCCTAGAACAGATCGGCGGCAAGGACCTTCGTCTCGCATGTAACTCGAATCGCAGGCGTCACGTAGCCCACCCGTTCCTGCTGAGAAGACCGAACCCGCATGTTGCTATTCACATGGTCAACCCGTCCCTGCAGAGGAAACGGATCCCGCATGCACTGTTTGCATGTCGCAGAAAACGGATCCAATTTAATTTGATTTTGAAACAATGACGAACAACAATCTTCGTGAACCTCGTGCACTAACTTCGCCGGTGACGATGGGGATGACCTCCCTAGGACCTCGGCAAGAGTACCCCCAGCCATCGCTCGTCGACCCCGCAAAAGCGTTGCCGTACAATCGCCTAGCGTCATCGCCGGCGACGCCCTTGGTCGTGGCAGCTTCCTGGACCACGGCGTCAACGACGGCCGTCGTCGTGCTGTCCAAGCTTTGATGATATTTCGCACCAAAACTACTTTAGTGTCCGAAGATGCCAAGGGACGAAGATGCTTCTACCCGTTGTTGGATCGACGAGTCTTGCAAAGCTATCTCCGCCTCGGCAAGCTTCTCCTTTCCAAAGCCATGAACTGTTGCTTGGCGTACCAAGTCTGGTGTATACGGTGATTGATCGAGCTCCTCATCGGATTCGTCGTCGCCGCTAATGCCCAGAACTTGGACTTCCCACCTATGGGACGGAGGTCTATCGCGGGATCGGAAACAACCCAATCACCACGGCCACCAACGGGTATCCAACCGTCGTCATCATCCTCTGTCCCAACACTGTTTACCAAAATACTACGTAAGCTTACCTTGTTTTCAACAGCCCGATCTGCCGCACTCCTGCGAGATTCCAAGATCACCGGAATGCGAGGACGCCTTGCAAAAGATCTGCCAGGCACACCAGTGATCTTCTTCTCGCCGTCGTGGTCGACGGATTTGTGGAAACGTCGGCCTTCAGAAAGACACGACTCAGCGCTGTTGAGCACGAAGGCTTCCTTCGAACTCCTCCCAGCGACGCCACTGTTCCCGATCACGGTGTTGTTGGTCGCGATGACATGGCCGGCTCCGGCAATGCGGAGGGACTGCCCCGCGGCGCCGCTGTTCCCGACTACGCAGTTGTCGAGAACAACGTAGTCATCTCCGGTGGCGCCGCTGTTCCCGGTGTCGTTGTTGTCGGACGCGACAACGTGTCCCTCTCCGACAACACGAAGAAGCCAATCTCCATCGCGCAGTGGGTCGCCGTCGGTCGTGACAACGTGGCCCTCTCCGGCAACACGTAGAAGCCGATCTCCATCATGAGATAGATCGCCGGCGTCACTCCGCCGCTGGCCTCCGTTGCCGTCGAGGTCCTCGGGGTCGCCTCGAGGCTGGCAGGCTCATGCTCGACGAGGCGCTGGATGGCAGCGGCGATCCTGGTGTTGCGGCCTGCAGAGCATCTAGCAGGCGCCCGCCTCCACCATGGGACGCGGCGCCGCTGGCTTTTGCGGGCTAGCCGCTTCTGGAACACGGACATGGCTGGGATTATGTGGGTTAGCGGCGCGGGTCACCCAGCGGGATGACGGACGCAGCCCGCGCCGTTTGCATCCGTAGAGCGGATCGACCCGACCGATGCCTCTACGCTACGCGTGTACATTGCCAAACAAGGCGGGATCCGCGGCCCGCCCTCCGTTCCATTGCATGCGAATGCGATGATGCCTCTCCAGTCCTCCACCCTGGCACCCTCAGCTTTGGCCGTGGGCCGGCCCCCACGCCCCACCTCTCTCCCTCGGCGCACCGAACCAAAGCGAAGGAAAGCAGGCGCCCCCGCCTGCCACCACACTCATTCCGCCGCGACGGTCGCTGCACGCTCCGTCCCCCACGCGTGCCGGCCGGTGCTGCTGCCCACACTCGCACTCGGATTCCGACCCTCCCTCCGTTCCCGGCCGGCATACCCAGGCGGTGGTGGTTCCCAACCTGGCAGTGCCAGTGCGACAGTGGCACGCACGCACCCTCTCCAAGGGCAACGGACGATTCACGATGCAGCCTCACAATCATTGCCAACAGGACAGGAGACAGACGCACGCACACTTGACGAGCAAGGCTCCTCTCCTCCAGCAGAGAAACCCCTCCTTCGCTGCTGTGCTGGACGTGCACGCAAAACAGTGCACGCTTGCTTCCAGGGCCTCGTTTAGTTGGCCACCGGATTCGGCGCCGCCGGATTCGGGTGGTACTGTAGGCTACTGtagtgttttgtttttatttggtaataattgtccaattgttgactaattaggttcaaaacgttcatctcccaaagtacaaccaaactgtgcaattagtttttgatttcgtcaacatttaatactccatacatgtaccgcaaatttgatgtgacagggaatcttctttttgcatagtgccaaattctggaatttgTGGGAACTAAACAACCCCCAGGACTACTTGTACAATAATAATACTGCTACTCCTACTGGCGTACTAGCTATAACAGCACGCACACCAAACTAACTACCAAAGCAACATTATTCTGGGCAGGTCCCAGCCAAAGCAGGAGTATATTATCATCACAACGCGTATAAAGGCGTGGCAAGGCCATTCCACAATCAATACATAGCCCATGTATAGTTCCAATCCAAAatccgtgcatagagcattaaatgtagacgaaaaaaaactaattatacagtttggtgggaaattgcgagacgaacgttttgaatctaattagtccatgtttgaacattaattgccaaataaaaacgaaagtactacagtagctcaaaatccaaaattcacccaactaaacaccctcATACATACTCTAttgcctgttcgcttggcttataagccgtattttttcagccaatgaacattatttttctctcatagcaAATCAGTCAACGATACTTTCAgttatgacttatcagccaagcgatcAGGGCAAAATGgtagtggtggcatatgcagcGGGTTTGATGAGAGAAAGTaacgcagcagcagcagatgatgAAAGGCGCAGCGCAGCAGTGTGCTGAAGTTGAGCTCCACATCAGGCACACACAACACTTTGTTGGACCGGCTGGACCCGCAGGGACTCTACCACTACCACACGACCCAACCTCGAGCCATCTCCCCCTTCTTCGGCTTTGGTAGTTGGGTCAAAAGCCATGGCAGAAACACAACAGCAGCGCGCTTTGCATGGAATGGACCTCCTTTCCTTTCCACCACTCTGCTTTGGATCACGCTCAGCAAAAGATGTTTCTAGCTTTGCATAACATACAGATGTTGCTCCGACCCACGAGGGCCTTTTGAGGAAGGTGAGTGATACAGGCAGGTACTACTGGGGCACCGACAGGGACTCACGGCTGGTATGAGAACATCCAAGCTCTGAGACAGAAAGATGGTGGTAGGCTAGCTTACTGGAGAGCAGCATAGGTGGATGGATCTTGTGGCCTCCAGGAGCGCTCAGGAAAACATGCATGCCTTGCTTCAGTTGAAGTGATACTGCAATGCTGCGTGCCAGTCATTGCCCACAACATCATTAGAGCCTTGTGGTGGGTACACGGGAAGCCAAGAAAACACCATTGGACCTTTTCTTCTTCCGTTATTCACCTCTGGCGCGTCCTGAAGCACCAACCTGAGATATCTTTGGCATCTTCACCTTATTACCAAATGCTAGTACTTCATATATGTAGAGCAGCAGAAGCCAGTGGCTTCCAgaaccaaaaatcacaactgtcCAGGAGCTAGAGGGAGACAGCTCCCAGCGTCTTGACCTTCAGCTTCAGATACTGCAAGTAGCAGATTGCTTCATCAAGAACAGCGGTGGCGTCTTTGGCAATGCCCCCAGGGACGATATTCCTGAGCGCAGCAACAGTCTCTTGGATCCTCTCTCTTCTTTGCTTCTGATCATCAGGGCTGTCACCTTCTGCGGCTTCTACCTCCCCCAGAGAAAACTTGTGGTCGCTTTCCACTTCACCGACGCAGCATGACTGCGCATCACAGTCATTCACAAGAAGCTTCTGCTCAATGGAATGATCAGGCCTTGCTGAACTGGCGGTGTCAACAACAGACTTGTCAGTACAAGAGCTAAGCCTTCTCTTCTTGGCTGGCGGTGCAGAACCTGTGGCAGCACCAGCACTGGCCACTGACTCGACGCTCGGGGTGTCATTCTCTGCAGGAGATTGCCTCCTGACTCTTTCGAGTTCATGCAGTTTTTCACACCCTTCATCTGAATCAGAGTCCAGGAGTGCATTGATCTCATCTGTGTTCTCATGAATACCCTC harbors:
- the LOC136539693 gene encoding transcription factor bHLH144-like, with the protein product MGDKVNPWCQWHNPPWKFNTEGSAGNLHPPNVGLVNANSVALPPYLSTAAAPVPFFTASIAERPLSIAPRYATTLAPSLELPALYPSRKRPLVFYQKENHAPIAAPLLSKGPLDPVPELQGSNETNVTDVGAEETEGIHENTDEINALLDSDSDEGCEKLHELERVRRQSPAENDTPSVESVASAGAATGSAPPAKKRRLSSCTDKSVVDTASSARPDHSIEQKLLVNDCDAQSCCVGEVESDHKFSLGEVEAAEGDSPDDQKQRRERIQETVAALRNIVPGGIAKDATAVLDEAICYLQYLKLKVKTLGAVSL